The Methylotenera sp. G11 genome includes a window with the following:
- a CDS encoding secondary thiamine-phosphate synthase enzyme YjbQ, which produces MKSYRKELWFNPPTRVAFIRITEQVRECLRESGVREGFVLVNAMHITASVFINDDERGLHHDYTQWLERLAPHEPVSSYRHNDTGEDNADAHMKRQVMGREVVVAITDGQLDFGPWEQIFYGEFDGRRKKRVLVKIIGE; this is translated from the coding sequence ATGAAAAGTTATCGTAAAGAACTGTGGTTCAACCCGCCTACACGCGTAGCGTTCATACGCATCACCGAGCAGGTGCGTGAATGCCTGCGCGAAAGTGGCGTGCGTGAAGGTTTTGTGCTGGTCAATGCCATGCATATCACCGCCAGCGTGTTCATCAACGATGACGAACGCGGTTTGCACCACGATTATACACAATGGCTGGAACGCCTTGCCCCGCACGAGCCGGTAAGCAGCTATCGCCATAACGATACCGGCGAAGACAACGCCGATGCACACATGAAACGCCAGGTGATGGGGCGTGAGGTCGTGGTGGCGATTACCGATGGCCAGCTTGATTTTGGCCCGTGGGAACAGATTTTTTACGGTGAGTTCGATGGCCGCCGCAAGAAGCGCGTCCTGGTGAAAATTATTGGTGAATAA
- a CDS encoding cupin domain-containing protein, whose protein sequence is MKKLPLTVLLASIGASIYSAATLAHGTAVPEGSKNLTYFKNVQKNPIASMNVPGVNAYFEDVVGSGSQTSPLSCGLFKIEKGKPLVYTYDYDDAKIILDGHIYFSDGTQKVKGQPGDVLFFPKGSTITFSTDKSGVAWACGQRKLF, encoded by the coding sequence ATGAAAAAACTACCATTAACCGTGCTGTTAGCTTCTATCGGCGCATCCATCTACTCAGCAGCAACCCTTGCACACGGCACTGCAGTTCCTGAGGGCAGCAAAAACCTGACTTATTTCAAAAATGTTCAGAAAAACCCAATCGCTTCCATGAACGTTCCAGGTGTTAACGCCTACTTTGAAGATGTTGTGGGCAGCGGCAGCCAAACCTCACCACTGTCTTGCGGGCTGTTCAAGATAGAAAAAGGCAAACCTTTGGTTTACACCTACGATTACGATGATGCAAAGATCATCCTTGATGGTCACATCTATTTCTCTGACGGCACACAGAAAGTCAAAGGCCAGCCAGGCGACGTATTGTTTTTCCCTAAAGGTTCCACCATCACGTTCTCAACTGACAAGAGCGGCGTAGCCTGGGCTTGCGGACAACGCAAATTGTTCTAA
- the trhP gene encoding prephenate-dependent tRNA uridine(34) hydroxylase TrhP, whose amino-acid sequence MKIPELLAPAGDLDRMRTAFDYGADAIYAGQPRYSLRARNNDFSMANLEIGINEAHARGKKFFVASNIAPHNAKVKTYMADMEPVIAMRPDALIMSDPGLIMMVREKWPEMPVHLSVQANTVNYATVKFWQSLGLTRVILSRELSLDEIEDIRQRCPEMELEVFVHGALCIAYSGRCLLSGYFNQRDPNQGTCTNSCRWDYKVHDASEDAAGVIRLDEFDFKAEMEKSSLSGCGSLPRHPLADKVYLIEEKGRPGELLPIEEDEHGTYIMNSKDLRAIEHVERLIKMGVDSLKIEGRTKSRYYVARTCQNYRKAIDDALAGRPFDWSLLGDLENLANRGYTDGFYQRHHTAEHQNYKQGYSSSNRSLYVGDVVAYDAEKGLADIEARNKFGIGDRLQVIHPSGNQDVLVEAMFNKKGEPIQEASGSGYFVRLPIAAGDLNNAMVVKYL is encoded by the coding sequence ATGAAAATACCTGAATTATTAGCCCCGGCGGGCGACCTGGACCGTATGCGTACGGCATTTGATTACGGCGCGGATGCGATTTATGCCGGTCAGCCGCGTTACAGCCTGCGCGCGCGCAATAACGATTTTTCGATGGCCAACCTGGAAATCGGCATTAACGAGGCGCATGCGCGTGGCAAAAAATTCTTCGTTGCCAGCAATATCGCACCGCATAACGCTAAAGTGAAAACTTACATGGCGGATATGGAGCCGGTAATCGCCATGCGCCCGGATGCGCTGATCATGTCTGACCCTGGCCTGATCATGATGGTGCGCGAGAAATGGCCGGAGATGCCGGTGCATCTCTCTGTACAGGCGAACACTGTCAACTATGCCACGGTTAAATTCTGGCAGAGTTTGGGTTTGACGCGCGTGATCCTGTCGCGTGAATTATCGCTGGATGAAATTGAAGACATCCGCCAGCGCTGCCCGGAGATGGAGCTGGAAGTTTTCGTGCACGGCGCGTTGTGTATCGCTTATTCAGGCCGCTGCCTGCTGTCCGGCTATTTTAACCAGCGTGACCCTAACCAGGGCACCTGTACCAACAGCTGCCGCTGGGATTACAAAGTGCATGACGCGTCTGAAGATGCGGCCGGCGTGATTCGCCTTGATGAATTTGATTTCAAGGCTGAAATGGAGAAATCCAGCCTGTCCGGCTGTGGCAGCCTGCCGCGTCATCCGTTGGCAGACAAGGTTTACCTGATCGAAGAAAAAGGCCGTCCCGGCGAGCTGTTGCCGATTGAAGAAGACGAGCACGGCACTTATATCATGAACAGCAAAGACCTGCGTGCGATCGAGCACGTAGAGCGCCTGATCAAGATGGGCGTGGATTCGCTGAAAATCGAAGGGCGCACAAAATCACGTTACTACGTGGCACGTACCTGCCAGAATTACCGCAAGGCGATTGATGATGCGCTTGCAGGCCGCCCGTTTGACTGGAGCCTGCTGGGTGACCTGGAGAACCTGGCTAACCGCGGCTATACCGATGGTTTTTATCAGCGTCATCATACGGCGGAGCACCAGAATTACAAGCAGGGGTACTCTAGCTCGAACCGCAGCCTGTATGTGGGTGATGTGGTTGCCTATGATGCTGAAAAAGGCCTGGCGGATATAGAGGCGCGTAACAAGTTTGGCATAGGTGACCGTCTGCAGGTGATACATCCAAGCGGTAACCAGGATGTATTGGTTGAAGCCATGTTTAACAAAAAGGGTGAGCCGATCCAGGAAGCATCAGGCAGTGGTTACTTTGTACGTTTGCCGATTGCCGCCGGTGATTTGAATAATGCGATGGTGGTTAAGTATCTGTAA
- a CDS encoding CBS domain-containing protein yields MKTLQQLLDNKKYKEVISIAPHRPVFDALVILAEYQIGALVVLEGEKLAGIFSERDYAREVILKGRSSKTTHITDVMTHDVVCASPEDTVEQAMTLMTTRNFRHLPVMKDGKVIGVLSLSDLAKETIDYQQRLIKELQTYIQR; encoded by the coding sequence ATGAAAACATTGCAACAGTTACTGGATAACAAAAAATACAAAGAAGTGATCTCAATTGCACCGCACCGCCCGGTGTTCGATGCGCTGGTCATTCTGGCAGAATACCAGATCGGCGCACTGGTAGTGCTTGAGGGCGAGAAACTGGCTGGTATCTTTTCGGAACGCGATTACGCACGCGAGGTCATCCTTAAAGGCCGCTCATCAAAAACAACGCATATTACCGATGTGATGACGCATGACGTAGTGTGCGCCAGCCCTGAAGATACCGTTGAACAGGCCATGACATTGATGACAACCAGGAACTTCCGTCACCTGCCGGTCATGAAAGACGGCAAAGTGATCGGAGTGCTGTCACTGAGCGACCTTGCAAAAGAAACCATTGATTACCAGCAGCGCCTGATCAAGGAACTGCAAACATATATCCAGCGTTGA
- a CDS encoding TorF family putative porin encodes MINFKHKLITLSVLCFTMLVANISHAEQNTNKTSEEAYAETGPAKAAKESAGFLDNLDRETLFGGKFSSWFELASDYVFRGESETNDGKIPSIKVAVTWTHPSGVYLGYYGANNLFPGNDSEGNNPKINALWGPYAGYSVKDIGGTGINYNGMFFQYIYPGDSNSNYLEMFNYLDKQFGSVNMKLEYSPTLTDWFGVKNLQSHNVAIHPSWSAPYGFTVSGGVGYQFFDSKGTKYDLDGNGKEQLNWMHWNVGVSRNVFGYKVDLRYHDTDIKKGEHDFYGYSSNHQIVDSRFVFGVSKSF; translated from the coding sequence ATGATTAATTTCAAGCATAAATTGATCACGTTATCGGTTCTCTGTTTCACCATGCTGGTCGCAAATATCAGCCATGCCGAGCAGAATACCAATAAAACAAGTGAAGAGGCCTATGCCGAAACTGGCCCGGCAAAAGCAGCCAAAGAGTCGGCCGGCTTCCTGGATAACCTGGACAGGGAAACGTTGTTTGGCGGTAAATTCAGCTCGTGGTTTGAGCTGGCGTCTGATTACGTTTTCCGCGGCGAATCGGAAACGAATGACGGCAAGATACCATCAATCAAAGTAGCGGTTACCTGGACGCATCCTAGCGGTGTCTATTTGGGTTACTACGGCGCCAACAATTTATTCCCTGGCAACGATTCCGAAGGCAACAACCCAAAAATCAATGCATTATGGGGGCCTTATGCAGGATATTCAGTCAAGGATATTGGCGGAACCGGTATTAATTACAACGGCATGTTCTTTCAGTACATCTACCCAGGTGACAGCAACTCGAATTACCTGGAAATGTTTAACTACCTGGATAAGCAATTCGGCTCAGTCAACATGAAACTGGAGTACTCCCCCACCCTGACGGACTGGTTTGGCGTCAAGAATCTGCAATCACATAACGTTGCCATTCATCCCAGCTGGTCAGCCCCCTATGGATTTACGGTTTCAGGAGGTGTCGGTTATCAGTTCTTTGACAGCAAGGGTACAAAATATGACCTGGACGGCAATGGCAAAGAACAGCTGAACTGGATGCACTGGAATGTGGGCGTAAGCCGCAATGTATTCGGTTACAAAGTTGACCTGCGCTACCACGATACCGACATCAAAAAAGGCGAACACGATTTCTACGGCTACAGCTCCAATCACCAGATTGTAGACAGTAGGTTTGTATTTGGCGTTTCAAAATCCTTTTGA